The sequence GATGTTTCGCTGGTGGCAGGCCCTATTTTTATTCGTACCGGGGTTACCGAGCGCATTACCGCCATCCCGCACGCCAATGGCACTGATTTTTGGATCCTGGCCCACGAGCGCGGAAACAATGTGTTTGTGGCCTATCTGCTTACCCCCGACGGGTTGTCGGCCACGGCCATAGCCTCGGCAGTGGGCACCGCCCAGATACCCAATGACCTGGGCGGGGGGAGCAAAAACTCGATTTGGGCCGGCGTGCTGAAGGCTAGCCCAGACCACACCAGGGTGGCCTGCGCAATGGAGCAGTCCTTTCCCCGCATCTTCGAAGTCTATGATTTCGATCAGGGCACCGGTGTTTTATCGAATGCGCAAACCATTGAGCTGCCTGAATTCAGTATTCCACAGTTTTTTTTGGGCATGTATATAGGGGATGCGAACATACCACTTCCGGCCTATGGTCTCCAGTTTTCACCTTCTTCCCGTTATCTGTATGTCAGTACAAGGGGTCGGGGTGGATTTCCGATCTTGCAGTATGACCTGGAGGTAGCCGACTTGGCCGGATCGTGGCAGAGCCTACCAGGCTCTGAGACCGAAGATTTTCGTGGTGATATGCAAATCGGCCCAGATGGCCGTATCTATGTGGCAAATTCAAATGCAACTCTTTTTACGGAGTCGAATGCCGACTTTTTGAGCCGCATCGAAACGCCCGACCTTCCCGCCAACGATCCCGCCTTTTCATTCACCCAAACCGCTGTAGCCCTGGCTGCCGGTACCAGCAGCCGCGAGGGTCTGCCCAACTTTTTTGCCGGTCAGTTGTCTTTCGACTTCGAGCTGGGCGCGGAGGAAACCCTGGAAATACCCGATTTTGAGGTGCCTGGGGTGCTGCGGGGCCCCAAGGGGACCGACTACCAGTATACCTGGTACTTCAACGATTCCCCCCAGGCCACTACAGCAGATACCCTGGTGGCCAATGTAGCGGGCACCTATAAGCTGACGGTAGAAACACCCTGTGCGCAGACAGCCACCCGCTCTATTGTGCTACGCATTGCCCCTTCCCCGGCTTTTGCCTTCGGGCCAGATGAACTGCTGTGCCCGGGCGAGCGAAGACAGCTGGTGGGCGCCCCCAACAGGGACAACTTTGACTACACCTGGTATCGAGATGGCACCGCCATAGCACCCGATAGTACCGTAACACTTACCATCGATGCGCCCGGCACCTATGTGCTTTCCGTCCGAAATGATTATATAGACGTACGAGATACCATTGCCTTCCGCACCCCGCCGCCTGTGCCGAACATAAGCCTGGGAGCTGATGTAGACAACCTTTGCCGAAATGAGCCGCTGGTGCTGAGTGCACCTGCCCAGGAGGGCTTTTTGTACGAATGGTACCGAAATGACGAGAA comes from Bacteroidota bacterium and encodes:
- a CDS encoding gliding motility-associated C-terminal domain-containing protein — protein: MYRLSYAIPLLLALALCPNVAQAQRTWYFGNRAGVSFANPANPVGITGSQMNTQEGCTAGYDTDGSLLFYTDGSTLWDADHAVVATDLRGGGSSTQSGVVVRAPGSCNEFYVFSVQQLNGGTPGDLHYSRVQDDGTGDVSLVAGPIFIRTGVTERITAIPHANGTDFWILAHERGNNVFVAYLLTPDGLSATAIASAVGTAQIPNDLGGGSKNSIWAGVLKASPDHTRVACAMEQSFPRIFEVYDFDQGTGVLSNAQTIELPEFSIPQFFLGMYIGDANIPLPAYGLQFSPSSRYLYVSTRGRGGFPILQYDLEVADLAGSWQSLPGSETEDFRGDMQIGPDGRIYVANSNATLFTESNADFLSRIETPDLPANDPAFSFTQTAVALAAGTSSREGLPNFFAGQLSFDFELGAEETLEIPDFEVPGVLRGPKGTDYQYTWYFNDSPQATTADTLVANVAGTYKLTVETPCAQTATRSIVLRIAPSPAFAFGPDELLCPGERRQLVGAPNRDNFDYTWYRDGTAIAPDSTVTLTIDAPGTYVLSVRNDYIDVRDTIAFRTPPPVPNISLGADVDNLCRNEPLVLSAPAQEGFLYEWYRNDEKAGMEATYTVTLPGTYVVRVYTDCEQKRDTLIVSQQQASLPEPELGPDRRICRAEALVLQAPMADVITWFYNGQPVPGQQTLVATESGTYAVVLEDECAQLADTVILTAEPDMPALSLPPTYDLCALLGQALNGGLSGGDSYQYTWTDGGGMILSQDSLYTPRTPGTVSLTVTNSCGDTRQAELSVEAVGGPSPAQWGNVITPNGDGINEVFPPREYAGSLPIRLTVFDRWGRAVHTGNGPWQPDQRTPEGVYTVHVEYTNCNGNTQRAVRSLTLLR